In the bacterium SCSIO 12741 genome, TGAAGTGGAAAACGATCTTTCCTTTTCCTTCCTGGCCTTTTTGGATTTGGATCTTACTTTCATAGTTTTCAGTAAGTTGATCCAACCAAATCTTTTCTTTACTGTTCAAAGGATTGCGGCCACCACGAGATTTACTCTCCTTTTCACCGCCTTCTTCTCGGGAATTTACCCGAACCAAATCTTCCACTTTACGAACGGAAAGATTTTCGTTGACGATTTTTTCAAAAATAAGGAGTTGTAAGTCCGGATCATCAATTCCCAAAAGGGCACGAGCATGTCCCATGGAAATGGATTTGTCACGAATGCCCAATTGAACGGCACCTGGTAATTTTAGAAGACGCAGGTAATTGGTCACCGTACTTCGGCGTTTACCGACTCGCTCCGCCAGGGCTTCTTGAGTTAATTCGCACTCTTCGATAAGGCGCTGGTATGAAATGGCAACTTCAATAGCATCCAGATTTTCCCGCTGAATGTTTTCAATCAAGGCCATTTCGAGCAT is a window encoding:
- a CDS encoding ParB/RepB/Spo0J family partition protein, translated to MANKKRALGRGLSALLENSETDITSNRFTPSSSSAPSSGPVAGSIATIAVADIEANPFQPRTQFSKEALNELAQSIRVHGLIQPVTVRKMGNDKFQLISGERRFRASQEAGLTEVPAYVRIADDQAMLEMALIENIQRENLDAIEVAISYQRLIEECELTQEALAERVGKRRSTVTNYLRLLKLPGAVQLGIRDKSISMGHARALLGIDDPDLQLLIFEKIVNENLSVRKVEDLVRVNSREEGGEKESKSRGGRNPLNSKEKIWLDQLTENYESKIQIQKGQEGKGKIVFHFNDEKELKGLIKKLKH